A window from Acinonyx jubatus isolate Ajub_Pintada_27869175 chromosome E1, VMU_Ajub_asm_v1.0, whole genome shotgun sequence encodes these proteins:
- the CHD3 gene encoding chromodomain-helicase-DNA-binding protein 3 isoform X17: protein MASPLRDEEEEEEEMVVSEEEEEEEEEGDEEEEEVEAADEDYEEDDDEGVLGRGPGHDRGRDRHSPPGCHLFPPPPPPPPLPPPPPPPPPPPDKDDLRLLPSALGVKKRKRGPKKQKENKPGKPRKRKKLDSEEEFGSERDEYREKSESGGSEYGTGPGRKRRRKHREKKEKKTKRRKKGEGDGGQKKLRVSQQVEQKSSATLLLTWGLEDVEHVFSEEDYHTLTNYKAFSQFMRPLIAKKNPKIPMSKMMTILGAKWREFSANNPFKGSAAAVAAAAAAAAAAVAEQVSAAVSSTAPVAPSGPPTLPAPPSADTQPPPIRRAKTKEGKGPGHKRRSKSPRVPDGRKKLRGKKMAPLKIKLGLLGGKRKKGGSYVFQSDEGPEPEAEESDLDSGSVHSASGRPDGPVRTKKLKRGRPGRKKKKVVLGCPAVAGEDEVDGYETDHQDYCEVCQQGGEIILCDTCPRAYHLVCLDPELDRAPEGKWSCPHCEKEGVQWEAKEEEEEYEEEGEEEGEKEEEDDHMEYCRVCKDGGELLCCDACISSYHIHCLNPPLPDIPNGEWLCPRCTCPVLKGRVQKILHWRWGEPPVSVPAPQQADGNPDAPPPRPLQGRSEREFFVKWVGLSYWHCSWAKELQLEIFHLVMYRNYQRKNDMDEPPPLDYGSGEDDGKSDKRKVKDPHYAEMEEKYYRFGIKPEWMTVHRIINHSVDKKGNYHYLVKWRDLPYDQSTWEEDEMNIPEYEEHKQSYWRHRELIMGEDPAQPRKYKKKKKELQGDGPPSSPTNDPTVKYETQPRFITATGGTLHMYQLEGLNWLRFSWAQGTDTILADEMGLGKTIQTIVFLYSLYKEGHTKGPFLVSAPLSTIINWEREFQMWAPKFYVVTYTGDKDSRAIIRENEFSFEDNAIKGGKKAFKMKREAQVKFHVLLTSYELITIDQAALGSIRWACLVVDEAHRLKNNQSKFFRVLNGYKIDHKLLLTGTPLQNNLEELFHLLNFLTPERFNNLEGFLEEFADISKEDQIKKLHDLLGPHMLRRLKADVFKNMPAKTELIVRVELSPMQKKYYKYILTRNFEALNSRGGGNQVSLLNIMMDLKKCCNHPYLFPVAAMESPKLPSGAYEGGALIKASGKLMLLQKMLRKLKEQGHRVLIFSQMTKMLDLLEDFLDYEGYKYERIDGGITGALRQEAIDRFNAPGAQQFCFLLSTRAGGLGINLATADTVIIFDSDWNPHNDIQAFSRAHRIGQANKVMIYRFVTRASVEERITQVAKRKMMLTHLVVRPGLGSKAGSMSKQELDDILKFGTEELFKDENEGENKEEDSSVIHYDNEAIARLLDRNQDATEDTDVQNMNEYLSSFKVAQYVVREEDKIEEIEREIIKQEENVDPDYWEKLLRHHYEQQQEDLARNLGKGKRVRKQVNYNDAAQEDQDNQSEYSVGSEEEDEDFDERPEGRRQSKRQLRNEKDKPLPPLLARVGGNIEVLGFNTRQRKAFLNAVMRWGMPPQDAFTTQWLVRDLRGKTEKEFKAYVSLFMRHLCEPGADGSETFADGVPREGLSRQQVLTRIGVMSLVKKKVQEFEHINGRWSMPELMPDPSADSKRSSRASSPTKTSPTTPEASATNSPCTSKPATPAPSEKGDGVRTPLEKDEAENQEEKPERKIEKMETEADAPSPAPSLGERLEPRKIPLEEEVSGIAGEMEPEPGYRGDREKSATESTPGERGEEKPLDGQEHRERPEGETGDLGKRAEDVKGDRELRPGPPRDEPRSNGRREEKAEKPRFMFNIADGGFTELHTLWQNEERAAISSGRLNEIWHRRHDYWLLAGIVLHGYARWQDIQNDAQFAIINEPFKTEANKGNFLEMKNKFLARRFKLLEQALVIEEQLRRAAYLNLSQEPAHPAMALHARFAEAECLAESHQHLSKESLAGNKPANAVLHKASRVCASQPSSTPTSGHTSAQWRDPPPFPKLRETVPRPLHRAELLR from the exons CCAGCAGGTAGAACAGAAGTCGTCAGCGACTCTGCTGCTGACCTGGGGCCTGGAGGATGTGGAGCACGTGTTCTCCGAGGAGGATTACCACACGCTCACCAACTACAAAGCCTTCAGCCAGTTCATGAG GCCCCTGATTGCGAAGAAGAATCCTAAGATCCCGATGTCTAAGATGATGACCATCCTTGGGGCCAAGTGGAGAGAGTTCAGTGCCAACAACCCCTTCAAGGGGTCGGCAGCTGCCgtggcggcggccgcggcggcggcggccgcagcTGTGGCTGAGCAGGTGTCAGCTGCCGTCTCATCGACCGCCCCTGTAGCACCTTCCGGACCCCCCACCCTTCCAGCACCTCCTTCTGCTGAtacccagcccccacccatcCGAAGAGCCAAAACCAAAGAGGGCAAAG GTCCAGGCCATAAAAGGCGGAGTAAGAGCCCCCGAGTGCCCGACGGACGCAAGAAGCTTCGGGGAAAGAAGATGGCGCCACTCAAAATCAAACTAGGGCTGCTGGGTGGCAAGCGGAAGAAGGGAGGCTCG TATGTCTTTCAGAGCGACGAGGGCCCCGAACCCGAGGCTGAGGAGTCAGACCTGGACAGCGGCAGCGTCCACAGCGCCTCGGGCCGGCCTGATGGCCCTGTCCGCACCAAGAAGCTAAAGAGAGGCCGgccagggaggaagaagaagaagg TAGTCCTGGGCTGTCCCGCAGTGGCCGGGGAGGACGAGGTTGACGGCTACGAGACGGACCACCAGGATTACTGTGAGGTGTGCCAGCAGGGCGGGGAAATCATTCTGTGCGACACCTGCCCTCGTGCCTACCACCTCGTCTGCCTTGATCCTGAGCTTGACCGGGCTCCTGAGGGCAAATGGAGCTGCCCCCACTGC GAGAAGGAGGGGGTCCAGTGGGaggccaaggaggaggaggaggagtacgaggaggagggagaggaggaaggggagaaggaggaggaggacgaccaCATGGAGTACTGTCGCGTGTGCAAGGATGGCGGCGAGCTCCTGTGCTGTGACGCTTGCATTTCTTCCTACCACATCCACTGTCTGAACCCGCCCCTGCCTGACATCCCCAACGGTGAATGGCTGTGTCCCCGATGCACA TGCCCCGTGCTGAAAGGCCGCGTGCAGAAGATCCTGCATTGGCGGTGGGGGGAGCCACCCGTGTCAGTGCCGGCGCCCCAACAGGCGGATGGGAACCCGGatgccccacccccccgcccccttcaaGGCCGATCCGAGCGAGAGTTCTTTGTCAAGTGGGTGGGACTGTCCTACTGGCACTGCTCCTGGGCCAAGGAGCTTCAG TTGGAAATCTTCCACTTGGTGATGTACCGGAACTACCAGCGGAAGAACGACATGGACGAGCCCCCGCCGCTGGACTATGGCTCTGGCGAGGACGACGGGAAGAGTGACAAGCGCAAGGTGAAGGACCCACACTACGCGGAGATGGAGGAAAAGTACTATCGCTTTGGTATCAAGCCGGAGTGGATGACCGTCCACCGCATCATCAACCACAG TGTGGATAAAAAGGGGAATTACCACTATCTGGTGAAATGGAGAGACCTGCCGTACGACCAGTCCACGTGGGAGGAAGATGAAATGAACATCCCTGAATACGAGGAGCATAAGCAGAGCTACTGGCGACACCG AGAACTAATTATGGGGGAGGACCCGGCCCAGCCCCGCAAgtacaagaagaagaagaaggagctGCAGGGCGACGGGCCTCCCAGCTCTCCTACGAATGAC CCCACGGTGAAATACGAGACTCAGCCACGGTTTATCACGGCCACGGGAGGCACGCTGCACATGTATCAGCTGGAGGGCTTGAACTGGCTGCGCTTCTCGTGGGCTCAGGGCACCGACACCATCCTGGCTGATGAGATGGGGCTGGGCAAGACCATACAGACCATTGTCTTCCTCTACTCGCTCTATAAGGAG GGCCACACGAAGGGTCCCTTCTTGGTGAGCGCCCCACTCTCCACCATCATTAACTGGGAGCGGGAGTTCCAGATGTGGGCACCCAAGTTCTACGTGGTGACCTACACGGGGGACAAGGACAGCCGGGCCATCATTCGGGAGAACGAGTTTTCCTTCGAAGACAACGCCATCAAAGGTGGCAAGAAAGCTTTTAAGATGAAG AGGGAGGCCCAGGTGAAGTTCCATGTGCTCCTGACATCGTACGAGCTGATCACCATTGATCAGGCAGCACTCGGTTCCATCCGCTGGGCCTGCCTTGTGGTGGATGAAGCCCATCGGCTCAAGAATAACCAGTCCAAG TTTTTCAGGGTCCTCAATGGCTACAAGATAGATCATAAGTTGCTGCTGACAGGGACTCCATTGCAGAATAATCTGGAGGAGCTTTTCCATCTGCTTAACTTCCTCACCCCCGAGAGGTTTAA CAATctggaaggcttcttggaggagttTGCTGACATATCCAAAGAAGACCAGATTAAGAAACTGCATGATTTGCTTGGGCCGCACATGCTGCGGAGGCTCAAGGCCGATGTCTTTAAGAACATGCCAGCCAAGACAGAGCTCATTGTTCGGGTGGAGCTGAGCCCCATGCAGAA GAAATACTACAAGTACATCCTGACTCGGAACTTTGAGGCCTTGAATTCACGAGGTGGTGGGAACCAGGTGTCGCTGCTCAACATCATGATGGACCTTAAGAAGTGCTGCAACCATCCCTACCTCTTTCCTGTGGCTGCTATG GAGTCCCCCAAACTGCCCAGTGGGGCTTATGAGGGTGGGGCACTTATTAAGGCATCTGGGAAGCTTATGCTGCTGCAGAAGATGCTGCGAAAGCTGAAGGAGCAAGGACACCGAGTGCTCATCTTCTCGCAG ATGACCAAGATGTTGGACCTGCTAGAGGACTTCTTAGACTACGAAGGCTACAAGTACGAGCGCATCGACGGCGGCATCACtggggccctgaggcaggaggccATCGATCGCTTCAATG ctcctggcGCCCAGCAGTTCTGCTTCCTACTGTCCACCCGGGCCGGGGGCCTGGGCATCAATCTGGCCACTGCCGACACTGTCATCATCTTCGATTCCGACTGGAACCCTCATAACGACATCCAG GCCTTCAGCCGTGCTCACCGGATCGGCCAGGCCAACAAAGTGATGATTTACCGGTTTGTGACTCGAGCGTCCGTGGAGGAGCGCATCACACAGGTGGCCAAGAGGAAGATGATGCTCACCCACCTGGTGGTGCGGCCTGGGCTGGGCTCCAAGGCGGGCTCCATGTCCAAGCAGGAGCTGGACGACATCCTCAAGTTCGGCACCGAGGAGCTGTTCAAGGATGAGAACGAGG GGGAGAACAAGGAGGAGGACAGCAGCGTGATTCACTACGACAATGAGGCCATTGCGCGGCTGTTGGACCGGAACCAGGATGCGACAGAGGACACCGACGTGCAGAACATGAACGAGTATCTGAGCTCCTTCAAGGTGGCGCAGTACGTGGTGCGGGAGGAGGACAAG ATTGAGGAGATCGAACGAGAGATCATTAAGCAGGAGGAGAACGTGGACCCCGACTACTGGGAGAAGCTGCTGAGGCATCACTACGAGCAACAGCAGGAAGACCTGGCCCGGAATCTCGGCAAGGGCAAGCGGGTTCGCAAGCAGGTCAACTACAACGACGCCGCTCAGGAGGACCAAG ACAACCAGTCCGAATACTCCGTGGGATcggaggaggaagatgaagacTTTGATGAGCGTCCAGAAG ggcgTCGACAGTCCAAGAGGCAGCTCCGGAACGAAAAGGACAAGCCGctgcctcccctgctggctcgAGTTGGGGGCAACATCGAG GTGCTGGGATTCAACACCCGGCAGCGGAAGGCCTTCCTCAACGCCGTGATGCGCTGGGGGATGCCACCACAGGACGCCTTCACCACGCAGTGGCTGGTGCGGGACCTCAGGGGCAAGACGGAGAAGGAGTTCAA GGCCTATGTGTCTCTGTTCATGCGCCATCTGTGTGAGCCCGGGGCAGACGGTTCTGAAACCTTTGCTGACGGGGTCCCCCGGGAGGGCCTGAGTCGCCAGCAAGTGTTGACCCGAATTGGAGTCATGTCTCTCGTCAAGAAGAAG GTGCAGGAGTTTGAGCACATCAATGGGCGCTGGTCGATGCCCGAGCTGATGCCCGACCCCAGTGCCGACTCTAAGCGCTCCTCCAGGGCCTCCTCTCCTACCAAAACGTCTCCCACCACCCCGGAGGCTTCTGCCACAAACAGCCCTTGCACTTCTAAACCTG ctACTCCGGCTCCAAGTGAGAAGGGAGATGGCGTCAGGACACCTCTTGAAAAGGATGAAGCGGAAAACCAGGAGGAGAAACCGGAGAGGAAGATCGAGAAGATGGAAACAGAG GCCGATGCCCCTAGCCCAGCCCCGTCGCTTGGGGAGCGGCTGGAGCCAAGGAAGATTCCTCTAGAGGAAGAGGTGTCTGGAATAGCAGGAGAAATGGAGCCTGAACCTGGGTAccggggggacagagagaagtcaG ccACAGAGTCAACGccaggagagaggggggaggagaagccATTGGATGGACAGGAACACAGGGAGAGGCCGGAGGGGGAGACAGGGGATTTGGGCAAGAGAG CAGAGGATGTGAAAGGGGACCGGGAGCTTCGACCGGGGCCTCCTCGGGACGAGCCACGGTCCAACGGGCGGCGCGAGGAGAAGGCGGAGAAGCCTCGGTTCATGTTCAACATCGCAGACGGCGGCTTCACAG AGCTTCACACGCTGTGGCAGAATGAGGAACGGGCAGCTATTTCCTCGGGGAGACTCAACGAGATCTGGCACCGAAGACACGACTACTGGCTTCTGGCTGGGATTGTCCT CCATGGCTACGCACGGTGGCAGGACATCCAGAATGATGCTCAGTTTGCCATTATCAACGAGCCGTTTAAAACCGAAGCCAATAAGGGGAACTTCCTGGAGATGAAAAATAAGTTCCTGGCCCGGAGGTTCAAG CTCCTGGAGCAGGCGCTGGTGATCGAGGAGCAGCTTCGGCGGGCGGCCTACCTGAACCTATCGCAGGAGCCGGCGCACCCCGCCATGGCCCTCCACGCCCGCTTCGCCGAGGCCGAGTGCCTGGCCGAGAGCCACCAGCACCTCTCCAAGGAGTCGCTGGCGGGGAACAAGCCGGCCAACGCCGTCCTGCACAAGG CCTCTAGGGTTTGTGCGAGCCAGCCCTCGTCCACGCCCACTAGCGGTCACACCAGTGCCCAGTGGAGggaccctccccccttccccaaacTCCGTGAGACTGTGCCGCGTCCCCTCCACAGGGCGGAACTTCTTCGTTGA
- the CHD3 gene encoding chromodomain-helicase-DNA-binding protein 3 isoform X18, producing MASPLRDEEEEEEEMVVSEEEEEEEEEGDEEEEEVEAADEDYEEDDDEGVLGRGPGHDRGRDRHSPPGCHLFPPPPPPPPLPPPPPPPPPPPDKDDLRLLPSALGVKKRKRGPKKQKENKPGKPRKRKKLDSEEEFGSERDEYREKSESGGSEYGTGPGRKRRRKHREKKEKKTKRRKKGEGDGGQKKLRVSQQVEQKSSATLLLTWGLEDVEHVFSEEDYHTLTNYKAFSQFMRPLIAKKNPKIPMSKMMTILGAKWREFSANNPFKGSAAAVAAAAAAAAAAVAEQVSAAVSSTAPVAPSGPPTLPAPPSADTQPPPIRRAKTKEGKGPGHKRRSKSPRVPDGRKKLRGKKMAPLKIKLGLLGGKRKKGGSYVFQSDEGPEPEAEESDLDSGSVHSASGRPDGPVRTKKLKRGRPGRKKKKVVLGCPAVAGEDEVDGYETDHQDYCEVCQQGGEIILCDTCPRAYHLVCLDPELDRAPEGKWSCPHCEKEGVQWEAKEEEEEYEEEGEEEGEKEEEDDHMEYCRVCKDGGELLCCDACISSYHIHCLNPPLPDIPNGEWLCPRCTCPVLKGRVQKILHWRWGEPPVSVPAPQQADGNPDAPPPRPLQGRSEREFFVKWVGLSYWHCSWAKELQLEIFHLVMYRNYQRKNDMDEPPPLDYGSGEDDGKSDKRKVKDPHYAEMEEKYYRFGIKPEWMTVHRIINHSVDKKGNYHYLVKWRDLPYDQSTWEEDEMNIPEYEEHKQSYWRHRELIMGEDPAQPRKYKKKKKELQGDGPPSSPTNDPTVKYETQPRFITATGGTLHMYQLEGLNWLRFSWAQGTDTILADEMGLGKTIQTIVFLYSLYKEGHTKGPFLVSAPLSTIINWEREFQMWAPKFYVVTYTGDKDSRAIIRENEFSFEDNAIKGGKKAFKMKREAQVKFHVLLTSYELITIDQAALGSIRWACLVVDEAHRLKNNQSKFFRVLNGYKIDHKLLLTGTPLQNNLEELFHLLNFLTPERFNNLEGFLEEFADISKEDQIKKLHDLLGPHMLRRLKADVFKNMPAKTELIVRVELSPMQKKYYKYILTRNFEALNSRGGGNQVSLLNIMMDLKKCCNHPYLFPVAAMESPKLPSGAYEGGALIKASGKLMLLQKMLRKLKEQGHRVLIFSQMTKMLDLLEDFLDYEGYKYERIDGGITGALRQEAIDRFNAPGAQQFCFLLSTRAGGLGINLATADTVIIFDSDWNPHNDIQAFSRAHRIGQANKVMIYRFVTRASVEERITQVAKRKMMLTHLVVRPGLGSKAGSMSKQELDDILKFGTEELFKDENEGENKEEDSSVIHYDNEAIARLLDRNQDATEDTDVQNMNEYLSSFKVAQYVVREEDKIEEIEREIIKQEENVDPDYWEKLLRHHYEQQQEDLARNLGKGKRVRKQVNYNDAAQEDQDNQSEYSVGSEEEDEDFDERPEGRRQSKRQLRNEKDKPLPPLLARVGGNIEVLGFNTRQRKAFLNAVMRWGMPPQDAFTTQWLVRDLRGKTEKEFKAYVSLFMRHLCEPGADGSETFADGVPREGLSRQQVLTRIGVMSLVKKKVQEFEHINGRWSMPELMPDPSADSKRSSRASSPTKTSPTTPEASATNSPCTSKPATPAPSEKGDGVRTPLEKDEAENQEEKPERKIEKMETEADAPSPAPSLGERLEPRKIPLEEEVSGIAGEMEPEPGYRGDREKSATESTPGERGEEKPLDGQEHRERPEGETGDLGKRAEDVKGDRELRPGPPRDEPRSNGRREEKAEKPRFMFNIADGGFTELHTLWQNEERAAISSGRLNEIWHRRHDYWLLAGIVLHGYARWQDIQNDAQFAIINEPFKTEANKGNFLEMKNKFLARRFKLLEQALVIEEQLRRAAYLNLSQEPAHPAMALHARFAEAECLAESHQHLSKESLAGNKPANAVLHKGRNFFVDPHACHTANSTLSGALAYV from the exons CCAGCAGGTAGAACAGAAGTCGTCAGCGACTCTGCTGCTGACCTGGGGCCTGGAGGATGTGGAGCACGTGTTCTCCGAGGAGGATTACCACACGCTCACCAACTACAAAGCCTTCAGCCAGTTCATGAG GCCCCTGATTGCGAAGAAGAATCCTAAGATCCCGATGTCTAAGATGATGACCATCCTTGGGGCCAAGTGGAGAGAGTTCAGTGCCAACAACCCCTTCAAGGGGTCGGCAGCTGCCgtggcggcggccgcggcggcggcggccgcagcTGTGGCTGAGCAGGTGTCAGCTGCCGTCTCATCGACCGCCCCTGTAGCACCTTCCGGACCCCCCACCCTTCCAGCACCTCCTTCTGCTGAtacccagcccccacccatcCGAAGAGCCAAAACCAAAGAGGGCAAAG GTCCAGGCCATAAAAGGCGGAGTAAGAGCCCCCGAGTGCCCGACGGACGCAAGAAGCTTCGGGGAAAGAAGATGGCGCCACTCAAAATCAAACTAGGGCTGCTGGGTGGCAAGCGGAAGAAGGGAGGCTCG TATGTCTTTCAGAGCGACGAGGGCCCCGAACCCGAGGCTGAGGAGTCAGACCTGGACAGCGGCAGCGTCCACAGCGCCTCGGGCCGGCCTGATGGCCCTGTCCGCACCAAGAAGCTAAAGAGAGGCCGgccagggaggaagaagaagaagg TAGTCCTGGGCTGTCCCGCAGTGGCCGGGGAGGACGAGGTTGACGGCTACGAGACGGACCACCAGGATTACTGTGAGGTGTGCCAGCAGGGCGGGGAAATCATTCTGTGCGACACCTGCCCTCGTGCCTACCACCTCGTCTGCCTTGATCCTGAGCTTGACCGGGCTCCTGAGGGCAAATGGAGCTGCCCCCACTGC GAGAAGGAGGGGGTCCAGTGGGaggccaaggaggaggaggaggagtacgaggaggagggagaggaggaaggggagaaggaggaggaggacgaccaCATGGAGTACTGTCGCGTGTGCAAGGATGGCGGCGAGCTCCTGTGCTGTGACGCTTGCATTTCTTCCTACCACATCCACTGTCTGAACCCGCCCCTGCCTGACATCCCCAACGGTGAATGGCTGTGTCCCCGATGCACA TGCCCCGTGCTGAAAGGCCGCGTGCAGAAGATCCTGCATTGGCGGTGGGGGGAGCCACCCGTGTCAGTGCCGGCGCCCCAACAGGCGGATGGGAACCCGGatgccccacccccccgcccccttcaaGGCCGATCCGAGCGAGAGTTCTTTGTCAAGTGGGTGGGACTGTCCTACTGGCACTGCTCCTGGGCCAAGGAGCTTCAG TTGGAAATCTTCCACTTGGTGATGTACCGGAACTACCAGCGGAAGAACGACATGGACGAGCCCCCGCCGCTGGACTATGGCTCTGGCGAGGACGACGGGAAGAGTGACAAGCGCAAGGTGAAGGACCCACACTACGCGGAGATGGAGGAAAAGTACTATCGCTTTGGTATCAAGCCGGAGTGGATGACCGTCCACCGCATCATCAACCACAG TGTGGATAAAAAGGGGAATTACCACTATCTGGTGAAATGGAGAGACCTGCCGTACGACCAGTCCACGTGGGAGGAAGATGAAATGAACATCCCTGAATACGAGGAGCATAAGCAGAGCTACTGGCGACACCG AGAACTAATTATGGGGGAGGACCCGGCCCAGCCCCGCAAgtacaagaagaagaagaaggagctGCAGGGCGACGGGCCTCCCAGCTCTCCTACGAATGAC CCCACGGTGAAATACGAGACTCAGCCACGGTTTATCACGGCCACGGGAGGCACGCTGCACATGTATCAGCTGGAGGGCTTGAACTGGCTGCGCTTCTCGTGGGCTCAGGGCACCGACACCATCCTGGCTGATGAGATGGGGCTGGGCAAGACCATACAGACCATTGTCTTCCTCTACTCGCTCTATAAGGAG GGCCACACGAAGGGTCCCTTCTTGGTGAGCGCCCCACTCTCCACCATCATTAACTGGGAGCGGGAGTTCCAGATGTGGGCACCCAAGTTCTACGTGGTGACCTACACGGGGGACAAGGACAGCCGGGCCATCATTCGGGAGAACGAGTTTTCCTTCGAAGACAACGCCATCAAAGGTGGCAAGAAAGCTTTTAAGATGAAG AGGGAGGCCCAGGTGAAGTTCCATGTGCTCCTGACATCGTACGAGCTGATCACCATTGATCAGGCAGCACTCGGTTCCATCCGCTGGGCCTGCCTTGTGGTGGATGAAGCCCATCGGCTCAAGAATAACCAGTCCAAG TTTTTCAGGGTCCTCAATGGCTACAAGATAGATCATAAGTTGCTGCTGACAGGGACTCCATTGCAGAATAATCTGGAGGAGCTTTTCCATCTGCTTAACTTCCTCACCCCCGAGAGGTTTAA CAATctggaaggcttcttggaggagttTGCTGACATATCCAAAGAAGACCAGATTAAGAAACTGCATGATTTGCTTGGGCCGCACATGCTGCGGAGGCTCAAGGCCGATGTCTTTAAGAACATGCCAGCCAAGACAGAGCTCATTGTTCGGGTGGAGCTGAGCCCCATGCAGAA GAAATACTACAAGTACATCCTGACTCGGAACTTTGAGGCCTTGAATTCACGAGGTGGTGGGAACCAGGTGTCGCTGCTCAACATCATGATGGACCTTAAGAAGTGCTGCAACCATCCCTACCTCTTTCCTGTGGCTGCTATG GAGTCCCCCAAACTGCCCAGTGGGGCTTATGAGGGTGGGGCACTTATTAAGGCATCTGGGAAGCTTATGCTGCTGCAGAAGATGCTGCGAAAGCTGAAGGAGCAAGGACACCGAGTGCTCATCTTCTCGCAG ATGACCAAGATGTTGGACCTGCTAGAGGACTTCTTAGACTACGAAGGCTACAAGTACGAGCGCATCGACGGCGGCATCACtggggccctgaggcaggaggccATCGATCGCTTCAATG ctcctggcGCCCAGCAGTTCTGCTTCCTACTGTCCACCCGGGCCGGGGGCCTGGGCATCAATCTGGCCACTGCCGACACTGTCATCATCTTCGATTCCGACTGGAACCCTCATAACGACATCCAG GCCTTCAGCCGTGCTCACCGGATCGGCCAGGCCAACAAAGTGATGATTTACCGGTTTGTGACTCGAGCGTCCGTGGAGGAGCGCATCACACAGGTGGCCAAGAGGAAGATGATGCTCACCCACCTGGTGGTGCGGCCTGGGCTGGGCTCCAAGGCGGGCTCCATGTCCAAGCAGGAGCTGGACGACATCCTCAAGTTCGGCACCGAGGAGCTGTTCAAGGATGAGAACGAGG GGGAGAACAAGGAGGAGGACAGCAGCGTGATTCACTACGACAATGAGGCCATTGCGCGGCTGTTGGACCGGAACCAGGATGCGACAGAGGACACCGACGTGCAGAACATGAACGAGTATCTGAGCTCCTTCAAGGTGGCGCAGTACGTGGTGCGGGAGGAGGACAAG ATTGAGGAGATCGAACGAGAGATCATTAAGCAGGAGGAGAACGTGGACCCCGACTACTGGGAGAAGCTGCTGAGGCATCACTACGAGCAACAGCAGGAAGACCTGGCCCGGAATCTCGGCAAGGGCAAGCGGGTTCGCAAGCAGGTCAACTACAACGACGCCGCTCAGGAGGACCAAG ACAACCAGTCCGAATACTCCGTGGGATcggaggaggaagatgaagacTTTGATGAGCGTCCAGAAG ggcgTCGACAGTCCAAGAGGCAGCTCCGGAACGAAAAGGACAAGCCGctgcctcccctgctggctcgAGTTGGGGGCAACATCGAG GTGCTGGGATTCAACACCCGGCAGCGGAAGGCCTTCCTCAACGCCGTGATGCGCTGGGGGATGCCACCACAGGACGCCTTCACCACGCAGTGGCTGGTGCGGGACCTCAGGGGCAAGACGGAGAAGGAGTTCAA GGCCTATGTGTCTCTGTTCATGCGCCATCTGTGTGAGCCCGGGGCAGACGGTTCTGAAACCTTTGCTGACGGGGTCCCCCGGGAGGGCCTGAGTCGCCAGCAAGTGTTGACCCGAATTGGAGTCATGTCTCTCGTCAAGAAGAAG GTGCAGGAGTTTGAGCACATCAATGGGCGCTGGTCGATGCCCGAGCTGATGCCCGACCCCAGTGCCGACTCTAAGCGCTCCTCCAGGGCCTCCTCTCCTACCAAAACGTCTCCCACCACCCCGGAGGCTTCTGCCACAAACAGCCCTTGCACTTCTAAACCTG ctACTCCGGCTCCAAGTGAGAAGGGAGATGGCGTCAGGACACCTCTTGAAAAGGATGAAGCGGAAAACCAGGAGGAGAAACCGGAGAGGAAGATCGAGAAGATGGAAACAGAG GCCGATGCCCCTAGCCCAGCCCCGTCGCTTGGGGAGCGGCTGGAGCCAAGGAAGATTCCTCTAGAGGAAGAGGTGTCTGGAATAGCAGGAGAAATGGAGCCTGAACCTGGGTAccggggggacagagagaagtcaG ccACAGAGTCAACGccaggagagaggggggaggagaagccATTGGATGGACAGGAACACAGGGAGAGGCCGGAGGGGGAGACAGGGGATTTGGGCAAGAGAG CAGAGGATGTGAAAGGGGACCGGGAGCTTCGACCGGGGCCTCCTCGGGACGAGCCACGGTCCAACGGGCGGCGCGAGGAGAAGGCGGAGAAGCCTCGGTTCATGTTCAACATCGCAGACGGCGGCTTCACAG AGCTTCACACGCTGTGGCAGAATGAGGAACGGGCAGCTATTTCCTCGGGGAGACTCAACGAGATCTGGCACCGAAGACACGACTACTGGCTTCTGGCTGGGATTGTCCT CCATGGCTACGCACGGTGGCAGGACATCCAGAATGATGCTCAGTTTGCCATTATCAACGAGCCGTTTAAAACCGAAGCCAATAAGGGGAACTTCCTGGAGATGAAAAATAAGTTCCTGGCCCGGAGGTTCAAG CTCCTGGAGCAGGCGCTGGTGATCGAGGAGCAGCTTCGGCGGGCGGCCTACCTGAACCTATCGCAGGAGCCGGCGCACCCCGCCATGGCCCTCCACGCCCGCTTCGCCGAGGCCGAGTGCCTGGCCGAGAGCCACCAGCACCTCTCCAAGGAGTCGCTGGCGGGGAACAAGCCGGCCAACGCCGTCCTGCACAAGG GGCGGAACTTCTTCGTTGACCCACACGCCTGCCATACCGCTAATAGCACCCTCTCCGGGGCCTTGGCCTATGTGTAG